AGAAGAAGATACAGAGAGTAGTTCTGATTACATGGGCGAGACGAGTGATGATGAAGACAGTGATGGTGGCAGCCAATCGGGAGCCAGTATGAAACCAGGCGTTGATCTTGACATAGGTAGCACATTGAAACGGATTCTAGAGCAGGATTATGAcctaataagtaataaaaataaggtaAGCTAGTAATTAGTTTTCGGATTAATAGATATACGGTTTTCCCGGGTTGAACGGCCAAACTTGAAATATGAATTTAGGATTtcaaaacaagaaaaattttcctttGGAGATATGCTCGCAAACGCTTTGTTCAAAAGATATTGACTTCTAAAGTTACAGACTTAGGAATGAAtaaattcgaaataatataggtttatctttatcttctttaCTGCTATAAAcagtcataaaaatttaaacaattaaccTCTTTACTGCTTAacagtattaaatattttgtttagaaTGATGGCTTCCATCCTGGAGACAAACGTTGCACCTATTGGTGAGATGAGTGCAACGAGTGACTGACTGACATTgtgctattattttttcgcaCGCTTGCACTATCCTCCGTTTTAATGATTGAAGGTCattaaaacagatattttatatattttatgcttGAGAACAccccatttaaaaaatctattggtgtaaaataattttgaagaagatatttattacttaaattttgattactgTTAAGCAGTAAAgagaataattcttttatttgattactttaaagcagtaaaaagGATAAACCtacattatttcaaaattatttattcataatagtTCTGTAACTTCAGAAGTAAATATCTCTTGAACGAAGTGTTTGCGAgcataccttaaaaaaaagttttatcttGTTTTGAGATCCTAATTCATATTTCAAGTTTGGCTTGTTTAATCCTGGAACATCCTGTATAACCTATAATGCATTGGtgcaagatatattttttaaactaaaaaccATTCctgtttacattttatttaaattttatatttaaatgaaaattatacaaaagatCATGATTTATGTTAAGAACTAATCTTTCCCTGAAGGCAAATATCATGCGAATATATCAccgatatttatttcagctTGTCGTACTTCCGGCGCAACCTACTGTGATAAATATTCTGGAATCCTGGGTACAGCATTTCACTACGACGCAGTTGACGAATATCCCAGAGAAACCTCAACGGAATAAAACGAATAATACTGTAGAAAAAACAGTGAACGAAGTAAATATATGCAGAGAAGTCGCGGACGGCTTACGCATATATTTCGATTTCACTTTACCTCATCTCCTGTTGTACAGACAAGAAAGGGAGCAACATTCTTCCCTAAAATCTTCCTTGCTAAACAACGAACAAGCGACCATTATACCAAAGGAGGAATTAATTGAGTAAATacatatgcatttttttatacgaatcAGATTGAAACTTTGTTAAGAGTTCCATTAAGATCTGCCGtttgcattaataaaaaacaaccatgttttgttaaaagaaatttagaaatatccACGAAAGAAGAATTTGAGGATACGGAATATGCTCATTTACCACCATTTCAAGAACATGATTTGGAGATGGACAATGCGTCTAAACCGTCAGGCAATTCTAAGCGAAGATTGCGATCGTGTCGTGTAAGCTCAGTTGATGAGAATCGACAATTAAGATCTTACGACGAAGGAAAGCAGGACGGTGGCAATTTATCAAGGTAATAATCAAATGGTTTCAAATCTCTAtcacagaaattttataaattcattagTTTATTTTCAACAACTCTTGTTTTTCGGGgatatttcctttttcttttgttaGAATTGCATGTTACAATCGCatgatttaacaaaaatttttgctttctccgaattttatcctttgtttgaaattagatataacgtttttattattgttttgttTTAGTAGCATAGCAAGTACAAGTTCCCGTTGTTCTAGCCCGCGAGGTGTAACGTTAAGAATGCCGCCTGTTACATCCGCTCAAGTAAACAGTTTACTTCAACAGTCAAATAAGTGGAGGTTAATGCCTCAAGTTCCAAAACAAAGCGAAATTCCAAATCCCTCTACTTACTACGGTGCCATTCACTTAACTAGATTATTCGGTAAGTCGTctttattaagattataaaatctttacgtaaaaatatctatatgtaaaaaagtCAAATGTTTAATTTCAGTTAAGTTACCCGAGTTATTACAATCCGCAGATATATCAagcaaaaaattgaaagtacttttaaaatatttagacatGTTTCTAAGGTACGTGGCGAATTACAGCAAGATGACTTTGTGTCATAACTAAACTGTCATAATCTTGTGATAAAagtgtattaataatgtaatatgttTGCAGTTATCTGGAGATGCATAGGGAATGGTTTGgagaacaattttatatgcaaatgGAAAATCGAACGACATCGCAAACTAGCAATGTTTAACAATACTTTAcgtttattacatataactatatatataatatatataattgtatatgtatatacaaatatgtatattttgtacatatatgtatatatatgtaaatacatatatataatatatgtatatgtacaagtCTTAAATGTGTGTACAAAGTGTCAACATTTGTAAGACTTGAGAGACACAagacagtattgtgcgttactaaaaataaagatttagaACATAAAACActgtcttaaaattataagtcagCTATTCTGCTCAGGCCCTTAAGATTAcacttaagatggtcttaaatataagatccgactatgaataccgctCATAATTTCCTAAACGTATagttatataattcatataatttcaaagagagaaagtgaCATCTTGCGATGTtgagaattaattttcaattcgcTACTTTCGCAGATTTGTGGTATCCCACAAAGACTGTAACAATGCTTATGGGTAAATTCTTGAAACCATTTTAAGacaaaaatctaaatatcaaaattaatttgaaacttaagGTAAATAAGAACAAAATGCTGATTTTatagcgaataataaataataaaaaatgtaatataaacataaaaaacgaATTACCAACATTTCAGTCTTAAGGTTTAGATCCTCTTCAGTGTAATATTTCGAATTGTCAGCTAATtccatgttttattttattcaaaaaacagCAGTCAGTTACGTGATATACCATAAGTTCTACTTTTTTTAACAACTTCACCGCCGACCAACGATTTAAGAACTTGACtacatttctattttatttgtgcGTTGTTGACGATTAGTTTTAAGATCATTGTGAAATATTCCACTGAAGGTCTAAACCTTAAGACTGAAACGGTTGTAATTcgtttttgtttatattaaatttattattggtcgcgttcagcagaccaagccgctcagtagcagtcaaacgtgattggctcttacttttagaacgaACAAATCAAAACAgtgtgttgataagacgaagtCAACAGTTGTGCAACAGTTGTgtcttttgcttttatttaccctaagtttcaaattaattgTGTATCTAGAGAGCGTTTTTCTTGtctttaatatcaaaatattgagACTAATagttaatagtaataatagtttttgaattaaaaacatttaaagtcAGCGAATTAGGCTGTGCTAAAGGCGAAAACTAACTCTCTCCTcttgtaaaaatcaatatcgaGATGACACACGCAAAGATAGTGAAGTTGTCTTTAccgatatttatgtaaatttacgAGACACCTTGTGTAAGacaaaactatatatatatcgcttcCCCTAATCTAAAACGTGATGGTGATACACATCTACATTAtacttatctattttttatatgactaagtacatataatttgtacTCACACATTAGTACAAATCTTTTTTGTCATGATgtgatatttttctatcatatgttttttacataaaattacgtTGCGTGTTATTTATGGCGCAAAACTCACGATAGATTGTAGATAAATAAAGACCCGAAAGTTAAATGTGAAATCTGCGAAAGTAgcgaattgaaaattaattctcaACATCGCAAGATGtcactttctctctttgaaattatatgaattatataactATACGTTTAGGAAATTATGagcggtattcatagtcggatcttatatttaagaccatcttaagtgTAATCTTAAGGGCCTGAGCAGAATAGctgacttataattttaagacagTGTTTTATGTtctaaatctttatttttagtaacgcacaatactgtctTGTGTCTCTCAAGTCTTACAAATGTTGACACTTTGTACACACATTTAAGACTTGAGAGACAAAGAgcagtattgtgcgttactataaaaacaaagatttaaagTACAAGACattgtcttaaaattataagtcagCTATTCTGCTCAGGCCCTAAGATGTCATAAACTAGAatcgtattagcatcttaaggcATTATTTAAGACGATCTcgaaataagatccgactacGAGTACCGGTTTTAGCGTCAAAATTTTGTACTTTTGTTTCTAATCAAATACAAGcagataaaaatcaaattttctttctttattttttgtacgttggaaaggaagaaaaaacaaagaagcggtacaagaatataaatcagttacaaagaataaatatatcgtctattatttaaatttaaagctcTTTGTAATCGCATCTTCTGCACTTTCCGTTctccatctctttctctccaacgCGCGGTTACACCTCTCGCGTTTCAAGTGACTAGGGCAAGTGTAATTCGACGCGACTGCAAACTGCAAAGAACAGGATGACATTCGGGAATTTGCAATTTGTTCGCACTCTCATTTTCCAAGATGGCGCATTCCCCTGCATTCCCCGTCGGTTTGTTGTTGCCGGTGATGCGCGCGTAGATCGCAGGCTCGCGACGAGTCCGGTCCGAAATACGATCAGGTAGCAGTGGTGAGTACGATCACTACGATCGAGCAGTTTAATGGTATCCGGTGCGTTTGCATTCAACACGGTGCAATTTCCTTTCCCCGCTCGAGCTCGAGGTTACCCTTATGTTCGCGCGATTATAACCGCATGGCTCGGCCCGCTTGATACTCGCGACGAACGAGAAGGTGAGGGGAAATAAGGATATCGGGTGTCGTGTTATCGCGAATGCGGCCGCACCGGACCACCCGTCACTCCATACCGTACGTGCCGTAAACGTAAATTAACTCTCGGCTCGTCCTGTGCACAGTGACGCGCGTCTCGGGGATGGGCTTGCAAGACGCCGTGTATACGGCGGTCACTATGCCGTTTAATGTAATTCACAAAACGAGTGCGGGAGCCGCCTCGTACGCTTGGAACGCGGCCACGTCGGTAAGCTTATCGCCCATTATCTATGTCCCCTTGTATTCTCTCGCAAAACGACTCGAGCTCTGTGCCTGGCTTGCACCTCAT
This genomic stretch from Temnothorax longispinosus isolate EJ_2023e chromosome 9, Tlon_JGU_v1, whole genome shotgun sequence harbors:
- the Msl-3 gene encoding MSL complex subunit 3 isoform X3 gives rise to the protein MVSTRGPKFKFSDGEKVLCYEPDPTKAKVLYDSKVLDVIVNKDQRGRKAVEYLIHFQGWNSSWDRCVTEEYVLKDTEENRQLQRDLAQKAQLQLGAYLYRRERKKRSHKMSERLTETEHQEPRHRARSGGSRATSATTGSSEDGSSGQHADYDTEEVNTEEDTESSSDYMGETSDDEDSDGGSQSGASMKPGVDLDIGSTLKRILEQDYDLISNKNKLVVLPAQPTVINILESWVQHFTTTQLTNIPEKPQRNKTNNTVEKTVNEVNICREVADGLRIYFDFTLPHLLLYRQEREQHSSLKSSLLNNEQATIIPKEELIENLEISTKEEFEDTEYAHLPPFQEHDLEMDNASKPSGNSKRRLRSCRVSSVDENRQLRSYDEGKQDGGNLSSPRGVTLRMPPVTSAQVNSLLQQSNKWRLMPQVPKQSEIPNPSTYYGAIHLTRLFVKLPELLQSADISSKKLKVLLKYLDMFLSYLEMHREWFGEQFYMQMENRTTSQTSNV
- the Msl-3 gene encoding MSL complex subunit 3 isoform X2, with the protein product MVSTRGPKFKFSDGEKVLCYEPDPTKAKVLYDSKVLDVIVNKDQRGRKAVEYLIHFQGWNSSWDRCVTEEYVLKDTEENRQLQRDLAQKAQLQLGAYLYRRERKKRSHKMSERLTETEHQEPRHRARSGGSRATSATTGSSEDGSSGQHADYDTEEVNTEEDTESSSDYMGETSDDEDSDGGSQSGASMKPGVDLDIGSTLKRILEQDYDLISNKNKLVVLPAQPTVINILESWVQHFTTTQLTNIPEKPQRNKTNNTVEKTVNEVNICREVADGLRIYFDFTLPHLLLYRQEREQHSSLKSSLLNNEQATIIPKEELIENLEISTKEEFEDTEYAHLPPFQEHDLEMDNASKPSGNSKRRLRSCRVSSVDENRQLRSYDEGKQDGGNLSSIASTSSRCSSPRGVTLRMPPVTSAQVNSLLQQSNKWRLMPQVPKQSEIPNPSTYYGAIHLTRLFVKLPELLQSADISSKKLKVLLKYLDMFLSYLEMHREWFGEQFYMQMENRTTSQTSNV
- the Msl-3 gene encoding MSL complex subunit 3 isoform X1; the protein is MVSTRGPKFKFSDGEKVLCYEPDPTKAKVLYDSKVLDVIVNKDQRGRKAVEYLIHFQGWNSSWDRCVTEEYVLKDTEENRQLQRDLAQKAQLQLGAYLYRRERKKRSHKMSERLTETEHQEPRHRARSGGSRATSATTGSSEDGSSGQHADYDTEEVNTEEDTESSSDYMGETSDDEDSDGGSQSGASMKPGVDLDIGSTLKRILEQDYDLISNKNKLVVLPAQPTVINILESWVQHFTTTQLTNIPEKPQRNKTNNTVEKTVNEVNICREVADGLRIYFDFTLPHLLLYRQEREQHSSLKSSLLNNEQATIIPKEELIENLEISTKEEFEDTEYAHLPPFQEHDLEMDNASKPSGNSKRRLRSCRVSSVDENRQLRSYDEGKQDGGNLSSSIASTSSRCSSPRGVTLRMPPVTSAQVNSLLQQSNKWRLMPQVPKQSEIPNPSTYYGAIHLTRLFVKLPELLQSADISSKKLKVLLKYLDMFLSYLEMHREWFGEQFYMQMENRTTSQTSNV